Genomic DNA from Mycobacterium stomatepiae:
GGCGATCGCCGCCGGCGTCGACGGGCCGGAGTTTCTCCCGCAGGTGACCGACGGGACGGCCACCGTGACGGTGGACTGGGACCCGGAGCGGGTCGCCGACCACACCGGCGTCACGGCCACCTTCGGCGAGCGCCTGGCGCCCAGCCTCACCACGGTGCCCGACGCGTTGGTCGGCCTGTGCTGGCCGGCGGTCTTCGCCACGATCGGTGCCGCGGTCACCGAGGACGGTGACCCGGTCGTCGAGGGCCTGTTGAGCCTGGTGCACCTGGACCACGCCGCCCACGTCGTCGGCAAGCTGCCCGAGCAACCGGCCCAATTGGCGGTTGCCGCAACGGCTTCCGCCGCGCTCGACACCGACATGGGCCGGGTCGTTCCGATCTCGGTGACGGTGACAGGTCCCGACGGTAAGGCGATCGCGACCCTCGAGGAACGGTTTGCGATCCTTGGGCGTACCGGTTCCGCCGAACTCACCGACCCGTCCCGGGCCGGTGGCGCGGTGTCGAAGAACACGACCGACACCCCGCGCCGGCGCCGCCGCGACGTCGCGATGACCGCGCCGGTCGACATGCGGCCGTTCGCCGTGGTGTCCGGTGACCACAACCCGATCCACACCGACCGGGCGGCCGCGCTGCTGGCCGGGCTGGGATCGCCCATCGTGCACGGCATGTGGCTGTCGGCCGCCGCCCAGCACACGGTGACCGCCACCGACGGACAGGCCCGCCCGCCGGCCCGCCTGATCGGCTGGACCGCCCGATTCCTGGGCATGGTGCTCCCGGGTGACGAGGTCGACTTCCGGGTCGACCGCGTCGGAATCGACCAGGGCGCAGAGGTTTTGGAGGTCACCGCCAAGGTCGGCACCGACCTGGTGATGTCGGCGACCGCGCGACTGGCCGCACCCAAGACCGTCTATGCGTTCCCCGGCCAGGGCATCCAGCACAAGGGCATGGGCATGGAGGTCCGCGCCCGGTCCAAGGCCGCCCGCAAGATCTGGGACGACGCGGACAAGTTCACCCGCGACACCCTGGGCTTCTCGGTGCTGCACGTGGTGCGCGACAACCCGACCAGCCTGATCGCCAGCGGTGTGCACTACCACCACCCCGACGGCGTGCTGTACCTGACGCAGTTCACTCAGGTCGCGATGGCCACCGTGGCCGCCGCGCAGGTCGCCGAGATGCGCGAGCAGGGTGCGTTCGTCGAGGGCGCCATCGCCTGCGGTCACTCGGTCGGTGAATACACCGCACTGGCCTGTGTGCTCGGCGTCTACGAGCTGGAAGCGCTGCTGGAGACCGTGTTCCACCGCGGCTCGAACATGCACGACATCGTGCCGCGTGACGCGATGGGCCGCTCCAACTACCGGTTGGCCGCGATCCGCCCCTCGCAGATCGACCTGCCCGACGACGAGGTGACCGACTTCGTCGCCGAAATCGCCGAGCGCACCGGGGAATTCCTGGAGATCGTGAACTTCAACCTGCGCGGCTCGCAATACGCGATCGCCGGCACCGTGCGCGGTCTCGAAGCCCTCGAGGAAGAAGTGGAGAAACGCCGCCAGGTCAGCGGCGGCAAGCGCTCGTTCATCCTGGTGCCGGGCATCGACGTGCCCTTCCACTCGAGGGTGTTGCGGGTCGGCGTTGCCGACTTCCGCCGCTCGCTGGAGCGGGTCATGCCGCGCGACCAGGATCCCGAGCTGGTCATCGGGCGCTACATCCCCAACCTGGTGCCGCGGCCGTTCACGCTGGATCGCGACTTCATCCAGGAGATCCGCGATCTGGTGCCGGCCGAACCGCTCGACCCGATCCTGGCCGACTACGACACCTGGCTTGCCGAGCGGCCGCGTGAGATGGCCCGCACGGTCTTCATCGAGCTGTTGGCCTGGCAGTTCGCCAGCCCGGTGCGCTGGATCGAAACCCAAGACCTGCTCTTCATCGAGGAGGCCGCCGGTGGTCTGGGCGTGGAGCGGTTCGTCGAGATCGGTGTGAAGTCCGCGCCGACCGTAGCCGGATTGGCCACCAACACTCTCAAGCTGCCCGAATATGCCCACAGCACAGTCGAAGTGCTCAACGCCGAGCGTGACGCGGCGGTGTTGTTCGCCAACGACACCGACCCCGAGCCGGAGGCCGAGGACGTCGCGGAGCCGGCCACCGAGGCGGGCGCACCGGCAGAAGCCGCGCCGGCCGCCGCCGCTCCGGCTCCCGCCGCAGCTCCGTCTGGTGCTCCACGTCCCGATGACATCGGATTCGACGCGGCCGATGCGACTTTGGCGCTGATCGCGCTGTCGGCGAAGATGCGCATCGACCAGATCGAGCAGCTGGACTCCATCGAGTCCATCACCGACGGCGCATCGTCGCGGCGTAACCAGCTGCTGGTCGACCTGGGTTCGGAGCTGAACCTGGGTGCCATCGACGGCGCCGCCGAAGCCGACCTGGCCGGGCTACGCGCGCAGGTGACCAAGCTCGCACGCACCTACAAGCCCTACGGCCCAGTGCTTTCCGACGCGATCAACGACCAGCTGCGCACGGTCCTCGGGCCGTCCGGCAAGCGGCCGGCCGCCATCATCGAGCGGGTCACCAAGACCTGGGAGCTCGGCGAGGGCTGGGCCAAGCACGTCGTCGTCGAGGTCGCGCTGGGAACCCGCGAGGGCACCAGCGTGCGCGGCGGTGCCATGGGGCACCTGCACGAAGGTGCGCTGGCCGACGCCGCTGCCGTCGACAAGGCCATCGACGCCGCCGTTGCCTCAGTCGCTGCGCGCCACGGTGTTTCGGTGGCGCTGCCCTCGGCCGGCGGTGGCGGCGGGGCGACGATCGACGCCGCCGCACTCAGCGAGTTCACCGACCAGATCACCGGCCGGGACGGCGTACTCGCTTCGGCGGCCCGCCTGGTGCTCGGCCAGCTGGGGCTGGACGACACGGTCAGCGCCGCGCCGGTGGCCACCGATGCCGAGCTGATCGACTTGGTCACCGCCGAATTAGGTTCGGAATGGCCACGTTTGGTGGCACCGGCATTCGACGCCAAGAAGGCCGTCGTCTTCGACGACCGCTGGGCCAGCGCCCGCGAGGATCTGGTCAAGCTGTGGCTGACCGACGAGGGTGACATCGACGCGGACTGGGTGCGGTTGTCCGAGCGCTTCGAGGGTGCCGGCCACGTCGTCGCTACCCAGGCCACGTGGTGGCAGGGCAAGGCGCTGGCGGCCGGTCGTCAGATCCACGCCTCCCTGTTCGGCCGCATTGCCGCGGGCGCGGAGAACCCGGACCCCGGCCCCTACCACAGTGAGGTCGCGGTGGTCACCGGAGCGTCGAAGGGTTCGATCGCCGCGTCGGTCGTGGCACGTCTGCTCGACGGCGGTGCCACCGTCATCGCGACGACGTCCAAGCTCGACGAGGAGCGGCTGGCGTTCTACCGCACGCTGTACCGCGACCACGCCAGGTTCGGCGGGGCGCTGTGGGTGGTCGCGGCCAACATGGCCTCGTACTCCGATATCGACGCCCTGGTGGAATGGGTCGGCACCGAGCAGAACGAAAGCCTTGGGCCGCAATCGATTCACATCAAGGACGCCCAGACGCCGACGCTGCTGTTCCCGTTCGCCGCACCGCGGGTGGCCGGCGACCTGTCGGAGGCCGGTTCGCGCTCCGAGATGGAGATGAAGGTTCTGCTGTGGGCCGTACAGCGGCTGATCGGCGGCCTCTCGAAGATCGGCGCCGAGCGTGACATCGCGTCGCGGTTGCACGTGGTGCTGCCGGGCTCGCCCAACCGCGGAATGTTCGGCGGCGACGGCGCTTACGGTGAGGCCAAGGCCGCGCTGGACGCGCTGGTGAGTCGCTGGCATGCCGAATCCTCGTGGGCCGCGCGAGTCAGCTTGGCGCACGCGCTGATTGGTTGGACGCGTGGCACCGGACTGATGGGTCACAACGACGCGATCGTCACTGCCGTCGAGGAGGCCGGTGTCACCACCTACTCCACCGACGAGATGGCCGGGATGCTGCTGGCTCTGTGCGACGTGGAGTCGAAGGTGGCCGCGGCCGGCAAGCCGATCGAGGTCGACCTGACCGGCGGCCTCGGCGAGGTTGAGCTCGACATGGCCGAGCTGGCCGCCAACGCACGCGAGCAGGCAACTGCCACAAGCGAAGAGGCTGACGACGAGGCGGCCGAGGGCACCCTTGCGGCGTTGCCGTCCCCGCCGCGCGGATTCACCCCGGCGCCGGCACCGGAATGGGCCGATCTCGACCTCGACCCCGCCGATCTCGTGGTGATCGTCGGCGGCGCCGAACTCGGCCCGTACGGCTCGTCGCGCACCCGGTTCGAGATGGAGGTCGACAACCAGTTGTCGGCAGCCGGTGTGCTCGAGCTGGCCTGGACCACCGGCCTGATCCGCTGGGAGGACGACCCGCAACCGGGTTGGTACGACTCACAATCCGGTGATCTGATCGACGAGGCCGAACTGGTCGAGCGCTACCACGACACCGTCGTCGAGCGCTGCGGCATCCGCGAGTTCGTCGACGACGGGTCGATCGACCCCGACCACGCGTCGCCCTTGCTGGTCTCGGTGTTCCTGGAGAAGGACTTCGCGTTCGTCGTCTCCTCGGAGGCCGACGCCCGCGCCTTCGCCGAGTTCGACTCCGAGCACACGGTCATCCGGCCCGTGCCCGACTCCAGTGACTGGCAGGTTATCCGCAAGGCGGGCACCGAGATTCGGGTGCCGCGCAAGAACAAGTTGTCACGTGTTGTCGGCGGCCAGGTCCCGACCGGGTTCGACCCGACGGTGTGGGGCATCAGCCAGGACATGCTCAGTTCCATTGACCGCCTTGCGGTGTGGAACATCGTCGCCACCGTCGACGCGTTCCTGAGCGCCGGGTTCAGCCCGGCCGAGGTAATGCGTTACGTGCATCCGAGCCTGGTGGCCAACACCATGGGCACCGGCATGGGCGGCGGTACCTCAATGCAGACGATGTACCACGGAAACCTGTTGGGCCGTAACAAGCCGAACGACATCTTCCAAGAAGTGCTGCCGAATATCGTTGCCGCACACGTGGTTCAGTCCTACATTGGCAGCTACGGGTCGATGATCCACCCGGTTGCCGCCTGCGCGACGGCCGCGGTGTCGGTCGAGGAGGGCATGGACAAGATCCGGCTCGGCAAGGCCGAGCTGGTGGTGGCCGGCGGTATCGACGACCTGACGCTGGAAGGCATCATCGGCTTCGGTGACATGTCGGCCACCGCCGACACCGACATGATGCGCGGCCGCGGCATTGCCGACTCGAAGTTCTCCCGGGCCAACGATCGGCGGCGGTTGGGCTTCGTCGAGGCGCAAGGTGGCGGCACCATCCTGCTGGCGCGCGGTGACCTGGCGCTCAAGATGGGGCTTCCGGTGCTCGCGGTGGTTGGTTTCGCGCAGTCCTACGCCGACGGTGTGCACACCTCGATCCCGGCACCGGGACTCGGCGCCCTGGGCGCGGGCCGGGGCGGCAAGGACTCGCCGCTGGCACGCGAGCTCGCGAAGCTCGGCGTGGGACCCGACGACATCGCGGTGATCTCCAAGCACGACACCTCGACGCTGGCCAACGACCCCAACGAGACCGAGCTGCACGAGCGCCTCGCCGACTCGATGGGTCGGTCTGAGGGTGCTCCGCTGTTCATCGTGTCGCAGAAGAGCCTCACCGGGCACGCCAAGGGCGGCGCGGCGGTCTTCCAGATGATGGGGCTGTGCCAGATGTTGCGCGACGGGGTGATCCCCCCCAACCGCAGCCTGGATTGCGTCGACGACGAACTGTCCGGCTCGGCTCACTTCGTCTGGGTGCGGGACACCTTGCGGCTCGGCGGGAAGTTCCCGCTCAAGGCCGGGATGCTGACCAGCCTCGGGTTCGGTCACGTGTCGGGTCTGGTCGCGCTGGTGCACCCGCAGGCGTTCATCGCAACGCTGGACCCGGAGCAGCGGGAGGACTACCAGCGCCGCGCGGACGCCCGCCTGCTGGCCGGCCAGCGCCGGCTGGTGTCGGCCATCGCCGGTGGCGAGCCGATGTACCAGCGGCCGCCGGACCGTCGCTTCGACCACAGTGCGCCGGAGAAGCGTCAGGAGGCTTCGATGCTGCTGAACCCGGTCGCGCGACTGGGTGAGGACGACGCCTACGAGGTGTCTGCCGGATGACTTCGGTGATCGGTTAACCTGGCCGGCCATGGGCATTGTCGGTGTGGGGATCGATCTCGTCTCCATTCCGGATTTCGCCGACCAGGTTGACCAACCGGGAACGGTGTTCTCCGAAACGTTTACGCCGGGTGAGCGTCGCGACGCCTCGGACAAGAGTTCGTCGGCGGCGCGTCACTTGGCCGCACGATGGGCCGCGAAGGAAGCCGTGATCAAGGCCTGGTCCGGGTCACGGTTCTCGCAGCGGCCGATCCTGCGCGAGGACATTCACCGTGACATCGAGGTCGTCACGGACATGTGGGGACGGCCGCGGGTGCGGTTGACCGGCGACATCGCCAAGCATCTGGCCGACGTGACGATCCATGTGTCGCTGACGCACGAAGGGGACACTGCCGCCGCGGTCGCGATCATCGAAACGCCGTGAGGCGCCGACTAGCCTCGAGGGCATGAGCGATCTGGTTGAGCGCGTCCGCGACGTCTTGCCGTCGGTGCGCCGCGATCTCGAGGACCTGGTACGGATCGAATCGGTGTGGGCCGACCCCGGGCGCCGCGACGAGGTGCATCGCAGCGCGCAGGCGGTAGCGGATCTGTTGTCTCAGGCAGGTTTTGGCGACGTGCGGATCATCAGCGAGGGCGGCGCCCCGGCCGTCATCGCACACCATCCAGCACCCGCCGGCGCGCCGACCGTGCTGCTGTACGCCCACCACGACGTGCAACCCGAAGGCGACCGCGAGCAGTGGGCGTCGCCGCCGTTCGAGCCGACCGAGCGCAACGGGCGGCTCTACGGGCGCGGCAGCGCCGACGACAAGGCGGGTATCGCAACGCATTTAGCCGCGTTCCGGGCGCATGGCGGCCAGCCGCCGGTGGGTGTGACGGTCTTCGTCGAAGGGGAAGAGGAATCCGGGTCGCCGTCGCTGGGCCGGCTGCTGGCGGCCCACCGCGACGCGCTGGCAGCCGACGTGATCGTCATCGCCGACTCGGACAACTGGAGCACCGAAATCCCGGCGCTGACGATCACCCTGCGCGGTCTGGTCGACTGCGTGGTCGAGGTCGCCACCCTCGACCACGGGCTGCACTCCGGCATTTGGGGCGGCGTGGTGCCCGACGCGCTGAGCGTGCTGGTGCGACTTTTGGCCAGTCTGCACGACGACGACGGGAACGTGGCCGTCGCCGGCCTGCACGAAAGCACCGCGGCGGCCGTGGATTACCCGCCCGAGCGGGTGCGCGCCGACTCGGGGCTGCTGGACGGGGTGTCGGAGATTGGCTCGGGTTCGGCTCCGCAGCGGTTGTGGGCTAAGCCGGCGATCACAGTGATCGGCATCGACACGACGCCGATCGACAAAGCGTCGAACACGCTGATCCCGCGCGCGGCCGCGAAGATCAGCATGCGGGTCGCGCCCGGCGGCGACGCCGCCGCACACCTGGACGCGCTCACCGCTCACCTGCACAAGCACGTGCGGTGGGGTGCGCACGTCAGCGTCACCCGCGGCGATATCGGGGAGCCCTACGCGATCGATGCCAGCGGCAGCGTCTACGACGCGGCGCGAGCGGCCTTCCGGCAGGCGTGGCGCACCGACGCGATCGACATGGGTATGGGCGGATCGATCCCGTTCATCGCCGAATTCGCCGAGGCGTTCCCGCAGGCGAAGATCCTCGTCACCGGCGTGGAAGATCCCGCCACCCAGGCGCACAGCATCAACGAGAGCCTGCACCTGGGTGTGCTGGAACGCGCGGCCATCGCCGAGGCGCTGCTGCTGGCCAACCTGGCCGGCGCTTAATCGTCGGCGATCCCGGGCGCGCAAAGCGCCGCGACCGTGTCCTCCCGCTGCAGCACCGAGCGCGCTGTCACCGCAAACTGGTTGAGCTTGTCGATGACGGTTTGCCCTTCCGGCTGGTGGCCCCAAATGCTGATGCCCTGGTGGGTGGTGGGGCTCCAGGTGCTTTCGTCGACGACGATCGGGTTCCACCCCACCTCCCACTCGAATCCCGACGGCGTCAGGGCGTAGTAGGACAGCTCCTTGTCGTTGGTGTGCTGGCCGACCGAAAGGGCCGTCCCGAATCCCAGTTCTTTGACCCGCTGATAGGAGGTGACCATGTCGTCGAGTGAGGCCACCTGGAGGTTGACGTGCTGGACGCGGGTGCGAATCGGATTGATTGGCAAGGCATTCACCGAAGCGATTGCCACGGAATGGTGTCGTTCGTTGACCCGCAGGAAGCGGATCTTGAGC
This window encodes:
- the acpS gene encoding holo-ACP synthase AcpS is translated as MGIVGVGIDLVSIPDFADQVDQPGTVFSETFTPGERRDASDKSSSAARHLAARWAAKEAVIKAWSGSRFSQRPILREDIHRDIEVVTDMWGRPRVRLTGDIAKHLADVTIHVSLTHEGDTAAAVAIIETP
- a CDS encoding dipeptidase yields the protein MSDLVERVRDVLPSVRRDLEDLVRIESVWADPGRRDEVHRSAQAVADLLSQAGFGDVRIISEGGAPAVIAHHPAPAGAPTVLLYAHHDVQPEGDREQWASPPFEPTERNGRLYGRGSADDKAGIATHLAAFRAHGGQPPVGVTVFVEGEEESGSPSLGRLLAAHRDALAADVIVIADSDNWSTEIPALTITLRGLVDCVVEVATLDHGLHSGIWGGVVPDALSVLVRLLASLHDDDGNVAVAGLHESTAAAVDYPPERVRADSGLLDGVSEIGSGSAPQRLWAKPAITVIGIDTTPIDKASNTLIPRAAAKISMRVAPGGDAAAHLDALTAHLHKHVRWGAHVSVTRGDIGEPYAIDASGSVYDAARAAFRQAWRTDAIDMGMGGSIPFIAEFAEAFPQAKILVTGVEDPATQAHSINESLHLGVLERAAIAEALLLANLAGA
- a CDS encoding type I polyketide synthase; its protein translation is MTIHEHDRVSADREENGPHSSHALVDRLTAGEPYAVAFGGQGSAWLETLEELVSSAGIETDIATLVGEAELLLEPVAKELVVVRPIGFEPLQWVRALAAEDPTPADKHLTSAAVSMPGVLLTQIAAGRALARQGMDWTATPPVAVAGHSQGVLAVEAFKAEGARDVELLALAQLIGAAGTLVARRRGISVLGDRPPMVSVTNADPERIRQLLDEFAQDVRTVLPPVLSIRNGRRSVVITGTPEQLSRFELYCQQISEKEEAERKNKLRGGDVFAPVFDPVQVEAGFHTPRLADGIDIVGGWAEKVGLDVELARRLTDAILVSGVDWVDEITGVHDAGARWILDLGPGDILTRLTAPVIRGLGVGIVPAATRGGQRNLFTVGATPEVARPWSSYAPTVVTLPDGRVKLSTKFTRLTGRSPILLAGMTPTTVDAKIVAAAANAGHWAELAGGGQVTEEIFSARIEELSGLLEEGRTYQFNTLFLDPYLWKLQVGGKRLVQKARQAGAAIDGLVISAGIPDLEEAVELIDELNEVGISHVVFKPGTIEQIRSVIRIATEAPTKSVIVHIEGGRAGGHHSWEDLDDLLLATYSELRSRSNITVCVGGGIGTPERAAEYLSGRWSQSYGFPSMPIDGILVGTAAMATLEATTSPSVKQMLVETTGTDQWIGAGKAQGGMASSRSQLGADIHEIDNAASRCGRLLDEVAGDADAVAERRDEIIAAMAGTAKPYFGDVAEMTYLQWLQRYVELAIGEGNSTADTASPGSPWLADTWRDRFQQMLQRAEARLHQQDHGPIETLFNDDALLENPQAAIAALVDGYPDAESVVLHPADVPFFNTLCKTLGKPVNFVPVIDKDVRRWWRSDSLWQAHDARYDADQVCIIPGTAAVAGITRVDEPVGELLDRFERAAIDDVLRAGGEATAVRSRRVGRPDVSGPLAVVLDAPDVLWAGRTATNPVHRIADPADWLVHEGQRATHSSTGARLQVKSDGGAGNEQVVLSIPISGVWIDIPFTLNANTIDGGAPIISTDDATAAMRAVLAIAAGVDGPEFLPQVTDGTATVTVDWDPERVADHTGVTATFGERLAPSLTTVPDALVGLCWPAVFATIGAAVTEDGDPVVEGLLSLVHLDHAAHVVGKLPEQPAQLAVAATASAALDTDMGRVVPISVTVTGPDGKAIATLEERFAILGRTGSAELTDPSRAGGAVSKNTTDTPRRRRRDVAMTAPVDMRPFAVVSGDHNPIHTDRAAALLAGLGSPIVHGMWLSAAAQHTVTATDGQARPPARLIGWTARFLGMVLPGDEVDFRVDRVGIDQGAEVLEVTAKVGTDLVMSATARLAAPKTVYAFPGQGIQHKGMGMEVRARSKAARKIWDDADKFTRDTLGFSVLHVVRDNPTSLIASGVHYHHPDGVLYLTQFTQVAMATVAAAQVAEMREQGAFVEGAIACGHSVGEYTALACVLGVYELEALLETVFHRGSNMHDIVPRDAMGRSNYRLAAIRPSQIDLPDDEVTDFVAEIAERTGEFLEIVNFNLRGSQYAIAGTVRGLEALEEEVEKRRQVSGGKRSFILVPGIDVPFHSRVLRVGVADFRRSLERVMPRDQDPELVIGRYIPNLVPRPFTLDRDFIQEIRDLVPAEPLDPILADYDTWLAERPREMARTVFIELLAWQFASPVRWIETQDLLFIEEAAGGLGVERFVEIGVKSAPTVAGLATNTLKLPEYAHSTVEVLNAERDAAVLFANDTDPEPEAEDVAEPATEAGAPAEAAPAAAAPAPAAAPSGAPRPDDIGFDAADATLALIALSAKMRIDQIEQLDSIESITDGASSRRNQLLVDLGSELNLGAIDGAAEADLAGLRAQVTKLARTYKPYGPVLSDAINDQLRTVLGPSGKRPAAIIERVTKTWELGEGWAKHVVVEVALGTREGTSVRGGAMGHLHEGALADAAAVDKAIDAAVASVAARHGVSVALPSAGGGGGATIDAAALSEFTDQITGRDGVLASAARLVLGQLGLDDTVSAAPVATDAELIDLVTAELGSEWPRLVAPAFDAKKAVVFDDRWASAREDLVKLWLTDEGDIDADWVRLSERFEGAGHVVATQATWWQGKALAAGRQIHASLFGRIAAGAENPDPGPYHSEVAVVTGASKGSIAASVVARLLDGGATVIATTSKLDEERLAFYRTLYRDHARFGGALWVVAANMASYSDIDALVEWVGTEQNESLGPQSIHIKDAQTPTLLFPFAAPRVAGDLSEAGSRSEMEMKVLLWAVQRLIGGLSKIGAERDIASRLHVVLPGSPNRGMFGGDGAYGEAKAALDALVSRWHAESSWAARVSLAHALIGWTRGTGLMGHNDAIVTAVEEAGVTTYSTDEMAGMLLALCDVESKVAAAGKPIEVDLTGGLGEVELDMAELAANAREQATATSEEADDEAAEGTLAALPSPPRGFTPAPAPEWADLDLDPADLVVIVGGAELGPYGSSRTRFEMEVDNQLSAAGVLELAWTTGLIRWEDDPQPGWYDSQSGDLIDEAELVERYHDTVVERCGIREFVDDGSIDPDHASPLLVSVFLEKDFAFVVSSEADARAFAEFDSEHTVIRPVPDSSDWQVIRKAGTEIRVPRKNKLSRVVGGQVPTGFDPTVWGISQDMLSSIDRLAVWNIVATVDAFLSAGFSPAEVMRYVHPSLVANTMGTGMGGGTSMQTMYHGNLLGRNKPNDIFQEVLPNIVAAHVVQSYIGSYGSMIHPVAACATAAVSVEEGMDKIRLGKAELVVAGGIDDLTLEGIIGFGDMSATADTDMMRGRGIADSKFSRANDRRRLGFVEAQGGGTILLARGDLALKMGLPVLAVVGFAQSYADGVHTSIPAPGLGALGAGRGGKDSPLARELAKLGVGPDDIAVISKHDTSTLANDPNETELHERLADSMGRSEGAPLFIVSQKSLTGHAKGGAAVFQMMGLCQMLRDGVIPPNRSLDCVDDELSGSAHFVWVRDTLRLGGKFPLKAGMLTSLGFGHVSGLVALVHPQAFIATLDPEQREDYQRRADARLLAGQRRLVSAIAGGEPMYQRPPDRRFDHSAPEKRQEASMLLNPVARLGEDDAYEVSAG